The genomic region caaatatttatgttgCAAAGAAGTTTCACGTGTTAATCATTAAAGATTGATAAGTTGTTCATTACCCATAGTAAGTGAGAAGATGATTAACAAGTTAAAAACagttatgattattttctttagagGTTAATCTTTGTGTAAATTTATAGAGTCTTTCTAAGTACTTAATCTTTTAAatcttctctattaaaaaaagaaaaaataaaacttctctatTGCTGTGTGTTAGTGAAAAGTTATAAAACTGGGTTTGAGTATCAGTTCACTTTCTGTATTAAATGATAAACTTTTCTTACGATTAATAGCCTGTTAACATTAAAACTTCTCTTTAGGGAGCGATGATGAATACAGTGACGACGATGACATGAGTTGGAAAGTGAGACGTGCAGCTGCTAAGTGTTTGGATGCTGTAGTTAGCACAAGGCATGAAATGCTTCCAGAATTCTACAAGACTGTCTCTCCTGCACTGATATCCAGATTTAAAGAGCGTGAAGAGAATGTAAAGGCAGATGTTTTTCATGCATACCTTTCTCTTTTGAAGCAAACTCGTCCTGTACAAAGTTGGCTATGTGACCCTGATGCAATGGAGCAGGGAGAAACACCTTTAACAATGCTTCAGAGTCAGGTCAGTTTAAAAGTATGGTTGAAAGTCATACTtgtaaatatgaaattttaaaattgtgtttttatatgGAAATCTGAGTCCCAGAACATCTTCAGAAAAGCATACTTCTGGGATATGTTTATGTAGTAGTTTATGTATATTCATATTATGTTACTTGTAAATAGTTTATTCTGATTTGAGGTATTCTTGATTTTActagataatattaaaataattttaaggttcAGTAAAATTATCTTTGATATTAACAGAGAAATCTTAGAGCTATGGAGTCACACTACTTGTGTTCATACCTCGTTTCACTCCTCAtttagctgtgtgatcctggacaAGTTAGTCATTTTATTAAacctcacttttctcatttgtaataaCAGTTTATTTACTTAGAATGGTCTACCCACGGTAATGAGAAATGAGGTGATTTATGTAAACAGTCTGGTGCCTAGTCCATATTATTTTACTAATAACAGCTGGCATAGATATTTTTCACTGCAGGACATCTTTTCGAAGATTCTAAAGATTAGAACTATATAGCTCCTACTTACTGAATATTTAATGCATGCTAGGCATTTTTCTGTCTTATATATAATCCCTACAGCAGCCCAATGGCatacatatttgttcatttttataaattacaaaaacagaTGTTGAGAGGTACTGAACACATAACCCAGGGGGGATGTACATATCTGTCTTGCTTTTAAGTAGtacaaattaacaaaaaaatcatGGTGAACTTAAAGGTGAACACTGAAGATTAATtgtagaaggaaatgagaaaaagtgtATAGAAGTCAGATAAAAACATGGGACATTCTGATGATGTAATGAACTAGGTGGTTTTCTTTTGTCTCTAGCTTTCAGATCACTGTTCGATATGGCATGTGTCTGTATGTATCCTCATATCTGTAAGATGAGTAAATACTTTGTTTAGGTTTTACCAACTAACAAAACGTTAGAAAGTTTAGAAGCAGATGTCTTTGAATCATAACCTTGCTGCTTGTAGCTACATTTTGAAGTGAGGTCTATTTCATTGTGAGAAGACCCAAAGTCAAAGACCCATTTAATGGTTTCTTTTCCGTAATTTGTCCCTTTTCTTTTAATGCAGATCTGTGCTATTTTTGTTCAAAAAGCCATTTATAAATTATGTTCctaaaattttgtttgaaaatttatTTGGTTTGATTTCTATTTAGTCTTGtgcatttcataattaaaattaatcaagGAAGACTTTCTTGCTCTGTAGAAAGCTAATGATACAAACtgtagaaatgatccctgaaagtatagtctctATTATCAGTATAAAGCAAATAGAGTGCGACAAAATTTGTGTCTAACAATCTTGTTaaattcttccctctcttcccatccCTGATAATTTGTGTTAAGTGTACTGAGGAAATACCACTAGCTGAACCAGCTAATGTGTGTGTGATAATTACAGGTTCCCAACATTGTTAAAGCTCTGCAcaaacagatgaaagaaaaaagtgtgaaGACCCGACAGTGTTGTTTTAACATGTTAACTGAACTGGTAAATGTACTACCTGGGGCCCTAACGCAACACATTCCTGTACTTGTGCCAGGTATGAAAGAAATAGTAAATCACTTTGGGGACTTACTATAGACTTTATTAAGTCTTCGATAAGCTTAAACAGTTGTTTCCTTCAAAAAGGTAATTTGTGACAACTTAATTTGCACATAGAACCATCTTGAACACCTAAAGTTAGAAATTTTCAAGTAAAAAGGTTAAAATCTTAGCTTAAAATTTTTGGCTCTAATATTTATCATAGATTGTGGAATTTCTACTATAGAGATATAGTATGATTAAGTagaaactttaataaaattttagggattagtttttaattttttctttcttagaaatacataaaaattattggactttttttgttggctttttaGGAATCATTTTCTCACTGAATGATAAATCAAGCTCATCAAATTTGAAGATTGATGCTTTGTCGTGTCTATATGTAATCCTCTGTAACCACTCTCCTCAAGTCTTCCATCCTCACGTTCAGGCTTTGGTCCCTCCAGTGGTGGCTTGTGTTGGAGACCCATTTTACAAGATTACATCTGAAGCACTTCTTGTTACCCAGCAGCTTGTCAAAGTAATTCGTCCTTTAGATCAGCCTTCCTCGTTTGATGCAACTCCTTATATCAAAGATCTATTTACCTGTACCATTAAGAGGTTGAAAGCAGCTGACATTGATCAGGAGGTCAAGGAAAGGGCTATTTCTTGTATGGGACAAATTATTTGCAACCTTGGAGACAATTTGGGTTCTGATTTGCCTAATACACTTCAGATTTTCTTGGAGAGACTAAAGAATGAAATTACCCGCTTAACTACAGTGAAGGCGTTGACACTGATTGCTGGGTCGCCTTTGAAGATAGATTTGAGGCCTGTCCTGGGAGAAGGGGTTCCTATCCTTGCTTCATTTCTCAGGAAAAACCAGAGAGCTTTGAAACTGGGTACCCTTTCTGCCCTAGATATTCTAATTAAAAACTATAGTGACAGCTTGACAGCTGCCATGATTGATGCAGTTCTAGATGAGCTCCCACCTCTTATCAGTGAAAGTGATATGCATGTTTCACAGATGGCTATCAGTTTCCTTACCACACTGGCAAAAGTGTATCCCTCCTCCCTTTCAAAGATAAGTGGATCCATTCTCAATGAACTTATTGGACTTGTGAGATCACCTTTATTACAGGGGGGAGCTCTTAGCGCCATGCTAGACTTTTTCCAAGCTCTGGTTGtcactggaacaaataatctagGATACATGGATTTGTTGCGCATGCTGACTGGTCCAGTTTATTCTCAGAGCACCGCTCTTACTCACAAGCAGTCTTACTATTCTATTGCCAAATGTGTAGCTGCCCTTACTCGAGCATGCCCTAAAGAAGGACCAGCTGTAGTAGGTCAGTTTATTCAAGATGTCAAGAACTCAAGGTCTACAGATTCCATTCGTCTCTTAGCTCTGCTTTCTCTCGGAGAAGTTGGGCATCATATTGACTTAAGTGGGCAGCTGGAACTAAAATCTGTAATATTAGAAGCCTTCTCATCTCCTAGTGAAGAAGTTAAATCAGCCGCCTCCTATGCTTTAGGCAGCATTAGTGTGGGCAACCTTCCTGAGTATCTACCATTTGTCTTACAAGAAATAACCAGTCAACCCAAAAGGCAGTATCTTCTGCTTCATTCCTTGAAGGAAATTATTAGCTCTGCATCAGTAGTGGGCCTTAAACCATATGTTGAAAACATCTGGGCCTTACTGCTAAAGCACTGTGAGTGTGCAGAAGAAGGAACCAGAAATGTTGTTGCTGAATGTCTAGGAAAACTCACTCTAATTGATCCAGAAACTCTCCTTCCACGGCTTAAGGGGTATTTGATATCAGGTGGGTACctagattttcttatttaaaaaaaaaaaaatttattagcaGTTGGTAACCTTGAAAGATGCCTAATGCAGAAGTTAAAGCCTTTTTGTATTGTGTTACATGTAGAACCTGTTGCCTTGTGTTGCAATACGGAGCTATATTCAAAGgacattttgttgtttaaaaaggATAGAGTAATAAGATCATGGTTAAATCTGTTGTAGTTCCTAttgttcattatattttaatgttaactcttttattttaaaatgtggaaaagacAAATGTCTCTTGAATTAATACATACTAAGGAACTTGGTAGTACTAATTACAGTACTAATATTAGTGAACTTAGTTCAAATGAAGGATCCTAGAAGacttttgttttcacatttaCCAGTGTCAACTCCTTTAGACCAAGTAGTGGGTAATAATAGCCATTGCTTTCTTTAGAAACTgcttttttaagaaaacacttGAAGGTCTTGTAAACTATTTATGGGTTTAAACACTTCCCTTTTGTGAGGACTAGATTCTCCACTGTTGCTCTCCCAGGTCTTCTCCTTCCCAGAAGATactatttcttttgaaatctaaTGGGATTATGTTTTATGAGTAAACTTTGCCTGCCCTGAGAGCAATGAGTGGTACTCCTGACCAAAGAGAATTTTAAGGAGTTGAGGACACTGGTGTCAGTTGAAGTGGTTTGAAAATGATAAAGATATCCATGGATTTTAGTGAATTTACATACCAATagacttaaaatttctttttaattaggcTCATCATATGCCCGAAGCTCAGTGGTTACAGCTGTGAAGTTTACTATTTCTGATCATCCACAGCCTATTGATCCCCTGTTAAAGAACTGCATAGGTAAGTGGAAACAGATAAACATACTGATTAATAATTTCAGTAACTAAAAATATTACCaaggaactaaaataaaatgcttgtaaGGGTCTGGTAATTGtttcattaaaaagataattgacAGTGTGTGACCTTACATACTTATATCATCCTTTAGTTTGAAGTTATCAGATAATTTTGCAAATAAATACACTGGGATGGCTTCAGAGTTGTCTACATATTTGGTCTATCTGACCAGATATAAATTAATCTTGCTTGATCTGTTATAGCCCCAATTTTCTGTTCTTATAAGCCCTCCAGCTCCCAAGGAGATCTGTGGAGACaatctaagaataaaaaaaaaagtagaactaaGAGATAGCCAGGCGAGACTAGGGCTGTCTCTACATCGACAAGGACAAGATTTAgcttttaggattattttattgattttacaaCTTCCCTGTGTTGTTTTCATCATCAGTTTTCCTAGAGTTGGTAATACTAAAGACCTTCAGAGCTTAGTTTGGTGTTTTCTTGAAGACAGAGCTGCAGAGAGGATAGAAGGATATATGACAAAGAAGCTTTGTAGTTTTGTGTCATTCTGCAGTaggccagaaaggaaaaaaaacaatttaaaagaattacaaaaatggATTATCAATTCAGAATAAGAGAGACATAGGGATAAATGGATGCTATTGTTGGGACCTAGACATAAGGTCTGAATTGGAGGATTCTTGCCTTTTGTTCTCCTCATCTGTTTTTggtttgacttatttatttagagagcaagccagcatgagcaggaggggcagaaggagagggaatcccaagcagactctgccctgagcacatagcccgacatagggctcaaCCCCACAGCCCTgaggatcacaacccaagccgaaacTAGAGAGTCGgctgcccaactgactgtgccacccaggcaccctgctttgatatatttgacattttttgtGTCGTACAAGATAGGACAAAGGAGAAGAGTCCTATGCCACATCTCTAGAGACATATTTCCAGGTTGACAAGTCAACCATTGTGTATCATTGGTATAGTTAAAGCAGATGATGGTCATTCTCATTGAATTATGATCTAGTTTAGTATTATTTGTGACTATATGAACATCAGAACCACCTAGgaagccttttaaaaattgtaataactAAACCAAAGAGTTGGGGACAGGTAATCCTAGTGCATGTCACCATTTGTCCATAGTAATAGCAGTATTTTAGATGCTTTTCTGAAAGCAAATACTTTATTCTAATTTACTGTGTTAGTAATTGTAAGCAAACAGAGGGGTAAGAAGGTTTAGTCTggtatatttaaattctttttgattCCAGGTACCTCCTGAACGCTTTTTGTAATCCGAAATTTCCTGGGTGGTCAGACTTGAATTTACCAGTATATGGTGTCTAAAATATTAGTATTACTTCCTTCCCCTTTTTTCAAATTGCTGTTGTGATACATTCAAGTCTTAgcacctctttttttcccttatgtaTTCCAAAACATTGCTGACTGTAAGGTTGTGATTACATAATGATGAACAATAACTCCATGTGAATACCAGCAATGTCCCAGACACTATTCAGCAGTATACATGCAATTTATTCTACTCATGTAGCCTAAAGGtttataattctcattttgtaaactgagaaactgaggctcttgCCTAAAGTAACTTGCCAAAAGTCATACAATCGGCAAATGAAGTGATTTGGATCACCATCTGTGTGACTCCAAACATCTTTGCACTATAATTTCTTCCCCACATTGGCAAGACCAgacttatttctgctttttgtcctATATTAGGTTTCAGTTAcctccttttgtatttttaaccCTCTTACcaatttatatattcttattaaagatagaaatgttttatttctcttttatcatCTGATAAATTGTATACTTGTTAGTAGTAATCAGTTTATCAAGTAATGGATCTAGTCCTCATCctatttatcttattttgaactcagtgtttttctgtttttgttgcttttagtgaaaatactaattttgaaCTCTGAGTAGaatcatttatgttatttttgtaGCTGCTGGCTCCATCACTTCTCTGTGCAACctacctttttaaaatacatcagtAGAAGTAATTAGGGAACTTTTTGGGCTCTCTCATTCCATGCCCTCTGCGTTACAGAATGCTTATTTATAAGAGTCGGTTATCATGTCTGAATGTAATTATGTTTAATCAGTAGTTTACCTGTTGCTAAAAGCAGCTCTAAGGTTCACTTATTATATCATCATATTCTTCCGTGACCTGCattgaagaaataatatcaacAATAAACTTACCCATATAGAAaaaacatatgtattttattttaagcctACCATGAGTATATGTTGCTTCTCTTAAAATTTTCAGGTG from Halichoerus grypus chromosome 6, mHalGry1.hap1.1, whole genome shotgun sequence harbors:
- the CAND1 gene encoding cullin-associated NEDD8-dissociated protein 1 — its product is MASASYHISNLLEKMTSSDKDFRFMATNDLMTELQKDSIKLDDDSERKVVKMILKLLEDKNGEVQNLAVKCLGPLVSKVKEYQVETIVDTLCTNMLSDKEQLRDISSIGLKTVIGELPPASSGSALAANVCKKITGRLTSAIAKQEDVSVQLEALDIMADMLSRQGGLLVNFHPSILTCLLPQLTSPRLAVRKRTIIALGHLVMSCGNIVFVDLIEHLLSELSKNDSMSTTRTYIQCIAAISRQAGHRIGEYLEKIIPLVVKFCNVDDDELREYCIQAFESFVRRCPKEVYPHVSTIINICLKYLTYDPNYNYDDEDEDENAMDADGGDDDDQGSDDEYSDDDDMSWKVRRAAAKCLDAVVSTRHEMLPEFYKTVSPALISRFKEREENVKADVFHAYLSLLKQTRPVQSWLCDPDAMEQGETPLTMLQSQVPNIVKALHKQMKEKSVKTRQCCFNMLTELVNVLPGALTQHIPVLVPGIIFSLNDKSSSSNLKIDALSCLYVILCNHSPQVFHPHVQALVPPVVACVGDPFYKITSEALLVTQQLVKVIRPLDQPSSFDATPYIKDLFTCTIKRLKAADIDQEVKERAISCMGQIICNLGDNLGSDLPNTLQIFLERLKNEITRLTTVKALTLIAGSPLKIDLRPVLGEGVPILASFLRKNQRALKLGTLSALDILIKNYSDSLTAAMIDAVLDELPPLISESDMHVSQMAISFLTTLAKVYPSSLSKISGSILNELIGLVRSPLLQGGALSAMLDFFQALVVTGTNNLGYMDLLRMLTGPVYSQSTALTHKQSYYSIAKCVAALTRACPKEGPAVVGQFIQDVKNSRSTDSIRLLALLSLGEVGHHIDLSGQLELKSVILEAFSSPSEEVKSAASYALGSISVGNLPEYLPFVLQEITSQPKRQYLLLHSLKEIISSASVVGLKPYVENIWALLLKHCECAEEGTRNVVAECLGKLTLIDPETLLPRLKGYLISGSSYARSSVVTAVKFTISDHPQPIDPLLKNCIGDFLKTLEDPDLNVRRVALVTFNSAAHNKPSLIRDLLDTVLPHLYNETKVRKELIREVEMGPFKHTVDDGLDIRKAAFECMYTLLDSCLDRLDIFEFLNHVEDGLKDHYDIKMLTFLMLVRLSTLCPSAVLQRLDRLVEPLRATCTTKVKANSVKQEFEKQDELKRSAMRAVAALLTIPEAEKSPLMSEFQSQISSNPELAAIFESIQKDSSSTNLESMDTS